The Candidatus Thermoplasmatota archaeon sequence GGATGACGTTCGTGTACTGGGCGTTCGGGGAGCGCCCGTCGCCGACGTACACCCGAAGCGGGTCCGCGTGCTCCTGGAAGCGGCTTGCGACCGGGAAGCCGCGCTGCGCCAAGCCGGTCGCCGTGGTGTCGAAGACGACCCCGTTGTCGTACAGCCCGAGATAGTGCACGGAAACGTACGGGCGCTCCGCGCCGGCGGCGGGGCCCGAGACGTTGAGCGCGGCAACCGGCACCGACGTCGCGGACGATCGGTCTCCCGACGCCGCACGGAACTCGACGGTTCCCCCCTCGAATCCCGGGCCGGCCTGGACGGAAGCGATCACGACCTGCGCCTGCCCGGCCGAGAGCGGACGCGCGGGGACGGGAAACTCGACCGTTGCGCCCGCGGGCGCCGTCGCGGAGAGCTGCGCCGTCATGCGGGTGGGACCCACGTTCTTGAGGAACAACGGGATCGTCAGGTTGCCGCCGCGCGCCACCCCGTACGAGGGCGCGTACGCCAGAAGCTGCGGCGCGCCGGCGCCCGAGGGGACCTGAACGAGCACGCGGCGGATCACGACGTCCTCGAGCGGAGCCTCGGTCTCGGGATCCACGGCCACGCTCTCGATCCGCTGCACCGTCTCCATCCCTTCGACCACGCGGCCGAAGACCGTGTACCCGGCGTCGAGCCCGGAGTTGCGCGCAGTGTTCACGAACCATTGGCTCGTTCCGCTGTCGGGATCGTTCGTGCGGGCCATCCCGACCGTGCCGATCTCGTGGGCGTTGCCGGAGGGGATCTCCAGCGGGATGGGCCCGTGCGTGGGCTTGGGCATCGCGTTCCCACGGAAGGGGGCCGCAAAGCCCCCGCCCTGGACGACAAAGCCGCGGACGATGCGGTGGAAGACGGTGCTCGTGTAGTGGCCGTCCTCGGCGTACTGGAGGAAGTTCGCCACGGCAAGCGGCGCCCGGTCTTCCCAAAGCTCGATCGTGAAGTTGCCAAGTGACGTCTCGAGGACGGCTCGGTAGTCGCCGGCGGGCATCGGTTGCACGCGGCCGTCCGAGGGGCCGTCGGGGCCGCCGCCTCCCGGCGGCTTTCCTCCCAGGCAACCGGAAACCAAGAGCGCGCAGACCGCCACGAGCGCAAGCCGCATGATGTTCGTTTGAGGGCCAGCGCTCGGCGTCCCTTAAGGTTTGCCCAGCAGGCGCCGTCGCGCGGAAGCGACCTTCGCCCATCGGCGGCGCACGTCGCTCGCAAGCGCGGCCCGTCCGGCCCGCGCGGCGGCGAGCCCGCGCCGGGTCGTTCCGGGCCCACCGAAGCTGCGGTGACGCCGGATGAGCGCGGCGGCGTCCAGCGAGGCCACAAGCGCGGGGGTCAATGCGGGATGGAGCCGCCGAAGCTCCGCCTTCGGCAGGTCGCGGGGCGACCGGGCCGAGTCGACGCAAAGGCGGACCAGGCGCCCGACGGTTTCGTGTGCCTCGCGGAAGGGAACGCCCGCGCGCACGAGCTCCTCGGCGAGGTCCGTCGCCGCAAGCAGGGGGTCCTCCGCCGCCTGGCGCATGCGGCCGACGTCGAAGCGGCAGGAGGAGAGCGCCGTGGCAAGGACGCGGGCGGTCGCGCGGGTGTCGGCCACGCTTCGGAAGACCGGCTCCTTCATCGCCTGGAGGTCGCGATTGTACGCAAGCGGAAGGGCCTTTAGGACGGAGAGGACGGCCGCGAGGTCGCCCGTGGCCAGAGCCGCCTTCGCGCGCGCAAGCTCGGCGACGTCGGGGTTCTTCTTCTGGGGCATGAGGCTCGATCCGGTGGCGACCTCGTCGGAGAGCTCGAGGAACGCGAACTCGGCGCTCGTCCAAAGGACGATCTCCTCGGCGAGCGAGGAAAGGTGGGTCGCATGGAGCGCGCTTGCGTAGCAGAGGCCGGCCAGGAAGTCGCGATCCGATACGGCGTCCAGCGAGTTCTCGACGAGCCCGTCGAAGCCCAGGAGCCGAGCCGCGTAGGCGCGGTCGATGGGAAGGCTCGTCCCGGCGAGCGCCCCCGCGCCAAGCGGGCTCCGGTTGCACGCGTCGAAGACGGCGACAAAGCGCGCGACGTCGCGCCGAAGGCGCGCCGCGTGCGCGAGCAAGTGGTGCCCGAGCGTGACCGGTTGCGCCCGCTGGAGGTGCGTGTAGCCCGGGAGCGCGCGGTCGGCGTGGCGGCGGCCCAGGCGCGCGAGGACGTCGTGGAGGGCAAGGGCGTCGTCGGCCGCGGAAAGCGCGGCTTCCCTGGCCCAGAGGCGAAGGTCGGTCGCGACCTGGTCGTTGCGCGAGCGCGCGGTGTGCAGACGCTTGCCGGGCTCGCCCACGAGCTTCACGAGCAGGCGCTCCACGCCCATGTGCACGTCCTCGTCCGCCGGATCGAGGGAAAGCTCGCCGCGCTGCGAGGCCCGGTGGATCTCCCGGAGCCCCCGCTCGATGGCGCGCGCGTCCGACGGCGCGAGCAGCCGGGCGCGGACGAGCATGCGCGCGTGGGCGAGGCTGCCCAGCACGTCGTAGGGAAGGAGCGCGCCGTCGAGCGGGAAGGAGCTCGTGAACTCCTCCACCTCGCGCGCGGTCCTACCGGCGAACCTTCCGGACCAGGCCTTCTTCATGCGCGGACTCGGGAAGGGTCTTCGCCGCTTTCTGCTTGACGGCCGCCGCCACCTGAAGGGGCAATCCCCACAGCTCGATGAAGCCCGTCGCGGCGGCGTGGTTGAACGCGTCGCCTCGGCCGTAGGTGGCAAGGTCCGTCTTGTACAGCGAGTAGGGGCTCGCGCGGCCCGCGCTCGTGACGTTCCCCTTGTACAGGGAGAGCGTCACCTCGCCCGTCACGGTCTCCTGCGTGGCGTCCACGAAGGCGCGAAGCGCATCGGCCAGGGGCGAGAACCAGTGTCCGTTGTACGTGAGCTCGGCGAGCTTCTGCTCGAGCTGCGGCTTGAACAGGAGCACGTCCTTCGTGAGCGTCACGGCCTCGAGGTCGCGGTGGGCCTTCAGGAGGACGGCCGCGGCGGGGGCCTCGTAGATCTCGTGGCTCTTGATGCCCACGAGCCGGTCTTCGACGTGGTCGATGCGCCCGACGCCGTGCCGGCCGGCGAGGGCGTGGAGCTTCTGGATGATCTCGACAAACGGCAGCTTCGCGCCGTTCAGCGAGACCGGAAGGCCTTTCTCGAACCCGATCGTGACGCGCTCTGGCTCGTTGGGCGCCGTGCGGGGATCGGCCGTCCAGAGGAAGGCCGCCTCGTTGGCGGGAAGGGAGATGTCCTCGATGTCGCCGCTCTCGACGCTTCGCCCCCAGAGGTTCTCGTCCGTGCTGTAGGTCTTCTTGCGGCTGATGTCGGGCAGCGGCACGTTGCGCTCGCGGGCCCACGCGACGGCTTCCTCGCGCGTGTAGAGCCACTCGCGCATGGGCGCCACGACTTCCAGCGTGGGATCGAGCGTCTTCGTGGCGACGTCGAAGCGCACCTGGTCGTTGCCCTTGGCCGTGCAGCCGTGGGCGATCGCCTCGGCGCCGACGGCGTTTGCCACCTGCACGAGGTGCTTGGCGATGAGCGGCCGGCCGAGGGCCGTGGCAAGGGGGTACACGCCCTGGTAGAGGAGGTTTGCCTTGAGCGCCGGCGCGAGGTAGTCGTTGGCAAACTCGGCCTTGGCGTCGACGACCTCCGTCTTCACGGCGCCGATCGCCTGCGCGCGCGTGAGCGCGTCCTGCAGTCCGTCGAGCGGCTGCCCGAGATCGATCGTGAGCGTCACGACCTCGTAGCCCTTCGTCTCCTGGAGCCAGCGGATGGCGACCGACGTGTCGAGGCCCCCGCTGTAGGCGAGCACAATCCTCTTCGTTCCGTTCGTCCGGGCCTTCATGGCTTTGCGGCTCCCAATGCGTCCTTGAGAATGGAAACGCCCTCCTCCACCTGCGCGGCGGAGAGGATGAGTGGCGGCGCAAGGCGGATCACCTGGTCGCCCACGGCGTTCACGAGAAGACCCCGCTTCTCGGCCTCCTCCTTCGCCTTGCGCGCGACGGGGGACTTCAGCACGACCCCGAGAAGCAGGCCCTCGCCCCGCACCTCGTCGACGTGCTTTGCGCACTTCTGGTGGATGGCGCGGGCAAGCTCGCGACCGCGCTCGGCCGCGTTTGCAAGAAGCGACTCCTCCTCGAGCGCGTCGAGAACGGCAAGGGCGGCGGCCGCGGCAAGCGGATTCCCGCCGAAGGTGCACCCGTGGTCGCCCGGCGCAAACGCGCGGGCGACGGGCTCGCGGGCCAAAAGCGCCGCGATGGGGAAGCCCCCGCCGAGGCCCTTGGCAAGCGTGAGGATGTCCGGCTTCACGCCGTACTTCTCGAAGGCGAACATGGCGCCCGTGCGTCCGACGCCCGTCTGCACCTCGTCGAGGATGAGGAGGACGTTCTTCTCCGTGCACAGCTCGCGCACGGCCTTCAGGTACTCCACGTCGGCGGGAACG is a genomic window containing:
- a CDS encoding peptidylprolyl isomerase, whose protein sequence is MRLALVAVCALLVSGCLGGKPPGGGGPDGPSDGRVQPMPAGDYRAVLETSLGNFTIELWEDRAPLAVANFLQYAEDGHYTSTVFHRIVRGFVVQGGGFAAPFRGNAMPKPTHGPIPLEIPSGNAHEIGTVGMARTNDPDSGTSQWFVNTARNSGLDAGYTVFGRVVEGMETVQRIESVAVDPETEAPLEDVVIRRVLVQVPSGAGAPQLLAYAPSYGVARGGNLTIPLFLKNVGPTRMTAQLSATAPAGATVEFPVPARPLSAGQAQVVIASVQAGPGFEGGTVEFRAASGDRSSATSVPVAALNVSGPAAGAERPYVSVHYLGLYDNGVVFDTTATGLAQRGFPVASRFQEHADPLRVYVGDGRSPNAQYTNVIPGFANGAVGLRQGETRTVRLTPEEGYRDGNFRVFEIRVASLDG
- the argH gene encoding argininosuccinate lyase, giving the protein MKKAWSGRFAGRTAREVEEFTSSFPLDGALLPYDVLGSLAHARMLVRARLLAPSDARAIERGLREIHRASQRGELSLDPADEDVHMGVERLLVKLVGEPGKRLHTARSRNDQVATDLRLWAREAALSAADDALALHDVLARLGRRHADRALPGYTHLQRAQPVTLGHHLLAHAARLRRDVARFVAVFDACNRSPLGAGALAGTSLPIDRAYAARLLGFDGLVENSLDAVSDRDFLAGLCYASALHATHLSSLAEEIVLWTSAEFAFLELSDEVATGSSLMPQKKNPDVAELARAKAALATGDLAAVLSVLKALPLAYNRDLQAMKEPVFRSVADTRATARVLATALSSCRFDVGRMRQAAEDPLLAATDLAEELVRAGVPFREAHETVGRLVRLCVDSARSPRDLPKAELRRLHPALTPALVASLDAAALIRRHRSFGGPGTTRRGLAAARAGRAALASDVRRRWAKVASARRRLLGKP
- a CDS encoding argininosuccinate synthase; protein product: MKARTNGTKRIVLAYSGGLDTSVAIRWLQETKGYEVVTLTIDLGQPLDGLQDALTRAQAIGAVKTEVVDAKAEFANDYLAPALKANLLYQGVYPLATALGRPLIAKHLVQVANAVGAEAIAHGCTAKGNDQVRFDVATKTLDPTLEVVAPMREWLYTREEAVAWARERNVPLPDISRKKTYSTDENLWGRSVESGDIEDISLPANEAAFLWTADPRTAPNEPERVTIGFEKGLPVSLNGAKLPFVEIIQKLHALAGRHGVGRIDHVEDRLVGIKSHEIYEAPAAAVLLKAHRDLEAVTLTKDVLLFKPQLEQKLAELTYNGHWFSPLADALRAFVDATQETVTGEVTLSLYKGNVTSAGRASPYSLYKTDLATYGRGDAFNHAAATGFIELWGLPLQVAAAVKQKAAKTLPESAHEEGLVRKVRR
- a CDS encoding acetylornithine transaminase, with translation MQRQITFDYRHFWDQVMVPNYATPAVTLARGLGCEVWDTEGKRYLDFIGGLAVLSLGHAHPRLTQAIAKQAALLGHVSNLYGNLPALRLAGRLTALSGLDRALFLNSGAEANEAAIKLARKWGTGRGVIGGEIVAAENGFHGRTLGALAATGQPKYHRNFEPLPPGFRHVPYNDLHALEAALTPRTVAVMLEPIQGEGGVVPADVEYLKAVRELCTEKNVLLILDEVQTGVGRTGAMFAFEKYGVKPDILTLAKGLGGGFPIAALLAREPVARAFAPGDHGCTFGGNPLAAAAALAVLDALEEESLLANAAERGRELARAIHQKCAKHVDEVRGEGLLLGVVLKSPVARKAKEEAEKRGLLVNAVGDQVIRLAPPLILSAAQVEEGVSILKDALGAAKP